A DNA window from Arachis duranensis cultivar V14167 chromosome 3, aradu.V14167.gnm2.J7QH, whole genome shotgun sequence contains the following coding sequences:
- the LOC107481374 gene encoding uncharacterized protein LOC107481374 isoform X1 → MRVAITIPTYHQHCYHCHRIYTSFVSAAAATSRRRRNTTMASTSKSGEFTTIQEKVTFDKEIKKSKFIAIAGPISDEKSAMSFLSQVRDPRATHNCWAYKVGEQYRSNDDGEPSGTAGKPIQSAIDSSGIDRVMVVVIRYFGGIKLGTGGLVRAYGGVASECLRNAPRCLVKTKVPMGVEVPFDLLGVLYHQLQSFQVEGIKQDYDTGKDGTTMVTFKVDFDQAEKLEEAVKANCSRELKFFKR, encoded by the exons ATGCGTGTGGCAATCACTATACCGACTTATCACCAACACTGCTATCACTGCCACCGCATCTACACTTCATTCGTCTCCGCCGCCGCCGCCACGAGCAGGAGGAGGAGGAATACAACCATGGCCAGCACCAGCAAATCAGGGGAATTCACCACAATCCAAGAAAAGGTCACCTTCGATAAAGAGATTAAGAAGAGCAAGTTCATCGCCATCGCTGGCCCCATCTCCGATGAGAAATCTGCCATGTCTTTCCTCTCTCAG GTTCGGGATCCGCGTGCTACCCATAATTGCTGGGCTTATAAG GTTGGGGAACAGTATCGGTCCAATGATGATGGCGAACCTTCAGGTACAGCTGGGAAACCAATACAATCTGCAATTGATTCTTCAGGAATAGATAGAGTGATGGTGGTTGTGATCAG ATACTTTGGAGGTATCAAATTAGGCACAGGTGGATTGGTTAGGGCTTATGGAGGAGTTGCATCAGAATGCTTGCGAAATGCTCCAAGATGCCTTGTGAAAACAAAG GTCCCGATGGGAGTAGAGGTCCCTTTTGACCTTCTGGGAGTTCTATACCATCAG CTGCAATCTTTTCAAGTTGAAGGTATCAAGCAGGATTATGATACTGGTAAGGATGGCACAACTATGGTTACTTTTAAAGTTGATTTTGACCAAGCTGAAAAATTGGAGGAAGCAGTGAAAGCCAATTGTAGCCGAGAGTTGAAGTTTTTTAAGCGATGA
- the LOC107481152 gene encoding uncharacterized protein LOC107481152, which produces MENRHQMSCIELYIEFEQSKTDRNIELEDYNSESEDEFESNMRSSIQEPSFMRSLDLEAMHAPEFPQYMNTVPPVVADGEFTVGMEFSSREAVIKAMKDYTIQRGVDYRVYESEPTTFYAKCTEYGNSCDWLIRVTKMQKKYCWEIRRYNGSHTCTRSTISQDHSKLDSKTVVEAIKPLVEVDPSIKVKSVIAEVQSKFNYTISYRKAWLAKQQAVESIFGGWEASYEALPIWIEAMCHKEPSAVVHFETMSAYQGDDLVPDIRVLHRVFWSYYPCIRAFRHYKPVVQVDGTHLYRKYKGCLLVAVSQDGNNNIVPIAFAIVEGETSDA; this is translated from the exons ATGGAAAATCGCCACCAAATGTCGTGCATCGAGTTATATATTGAGTTTGAGCAATCTAAAACGGATCGTAACATTGAATTGGAAGATTATAATAGTGAAAGCgaagatgaatttgaaagtAACATGAGATCGTCGATCCAG GAGCCTTCTTTCATGCGGTCGTTGGATTTGGAGGCTATGCACGCACCGGAGTTTCCGCAGTATATGAACACAG TGCCTCCTGTTGTGGCGGATGGTGAGTTCACAGTGGGGATGGAATTCAGTTCAAGGGAGGCAGTAATCAAGGCAATGAAAGATTATACCATCCAGAGAGGTGTGGACTATCGGGTATATGAGTCGGAACCGACGACATTCTATGCCAAATGTACAGAATATGGGAATAGTTGTGACTGGTTGATCAGGGTTACCAAAATGCAGAAGAAGTACTGTTGGGAGATAAGGAGGTACAATGGAAGTCACACTTGTACCAGGTCTACTATTTCTCAAGACCATTCGAAGTTGGATTCCAAGACAGTTGTAGAAGCAATTAAGCCGTTGGTAGAGGTTGACCCGTCTATAAAGGTAAAATCAGTAATTGCTGAAGTCCAGTCAAAGTTTAACTACACCATCAGTTATCGCAAGGCTTGGTTAGCGAAGCAGCAGGCGGTGGAATCAATTTTTGGAGGTTGGGAAGCATCATATGAAGCTTTGCCCATATGGATTGAGGCCATGTGTCACAAGGAGCCATCAGCAGTGGTTCACTTTGAAACAATGTCTGCTTACCAGGGAGATGATTTGGTTCCTGATATACGTGTACTGCATAGAGTCTTCTGGAGTTATTACCCTTGTATAAGGGCCTTCAGACACTACAAGCCAGTGGTGCAGGTGGACGGGACTCATTTGTATAGAAAATACAAGGGTTGTTTATTGGTTGCAGTCTCACAAGATGGTAATAACAACATCGTGCCTATTGCATTCGCcatagtggagggagagactTCTGATGCATGA
- the LOC107481375 gene encoding kinesin-like protein KIN-14B yields MAEHKNRWSWDVTGFEPWKSSPSSSPPVDQVDRKPTAPLVRRYSVSPSSVLPPQSKQSTASKVQRLQERLKLAKEDHLQLRHEVSELQEYSNAKLDRVTRYLGVLAEKTRKLDQVALETEARISPIINEKRRLFNDLLTSKGNIRVFCRTRPSFEDEGPSVVEFPDDYTIRVNTGDESLSNTKKDFEFDRVYGPHVGQAELFNDVQPLVQSALDGYNVSIFAYGQTHSGKTHTMEGSSYDRGLYARCFEELFDLANSDTTSTSQYKFGVTVCELYNEQTTDLLLESGKSMPKLCFGSPECFVELVQEKVDNPLEFSRSLKAAFQSRGNDLSKINVSHLIVTIHIFYNNMITGENSYSKLSLVDLAGSEGSITEDDSGERVTDLLHVMKSLSALGDVLSSLTSKKDVIPYENSVLTNLLADSLGGSSKTLMIVNVCPNFSNLSETLSSLNFSTRARNAVLSLGNRDTIKKWRDIANDARKELYDNEKEIHDLKQEGLRLKQALKDANDQCVLLFNEVQKAWKVSSALQTDLKSEHILLSDKHKIEKEQNTQLRSQVAQLLELEQDQKLQIQQQDSTIQTLQDKIKTLETQLNEAVKLSKTRSTSASEPESEALSDTRPTADAVDSSAVTKKLEEELKKRDALIERLHEENEKLFDRLTQKTSAAQSPQLSSPLSRGLVNVQPQDIGRNGTSNNTRSRSVDVPPPSLATDKNDGTVALVKSGSEVVKTTPAGEYLTTALNDFDPDQYDGHAAISDGANKLLMLVLAAVIKAGASREHEILAEIRDAVFSFIRKMEPKRVMDTMLVSRVRILYIRSLLARSPELQSIKVLPVECFLEKPNTGRSRSSSRASSPGRSPVQYVDEQIQGFKVNLKPDRKSKFSSVVLKIRGIDEDIWRQQVTGGKLREITEDAKGFAIGNKALAALFVHTPAGELQRQIRSWLAENFDFLSVTANDASGGSTGQLELLSTAIMDGWTAGLGAAMPPQTDALGQLLFEYSKRVYSSQLQHLKDIAGTLAMEEAEDAAQVAKLRSALESVDHKRRKILQQMRSDVALLTLEKGGSSIQNPSTAAEDARLASLISLDGIIKRVKDITKLSSVNILSKSKKRTFLASLDELTEQMPSLLEIDHPCAQRNIAEARRMVESIPEEDDSVQDLQQARRLSMDPGSGSEIDVAQWNVLQFNTGTSSPFIIKCGANSSSELVIKADARVQEPKGGEIVRVAPRPSILENMSLDEMKQIFAELPESLSLLALARTADGTRARYSRLYKTLASKVPSLKDLVNELEKGR; encoded by the exons CTTGCTAAAGAAGACCATTTGCAGCTCAGACATGAAGTGAGTGAACTTCAAGAATATTCAAATGCAAAACTTGATCGAGTTACACGATATCTTGGTGTTCTTGCTGAGAAAACCCGAAAGCTAG ATCAAGTTGCGCTTGAAACTGAAGCAAGAATATCTCCAATAATCAATGAGAAAAGGAGATTGTTCAATGATTTATTGACATCTAAAG GAAATATTCGAGTATTTTGCCGGACAAGGCCGTCATTTGAAGATGAAGGTCCCTCAGTTGTTGAATTTCCAGATGACTACACAATTCGTGTAAATACTGGTGATGAATCCTTGTCCAATACAaagaaagattttgaatttgaccGGGTCTATGGACCTCATGTTGGACAAG CTGAATTATTCAATGATGTTCAACCACTGGTGCAGTCAGCTTTGGATGGATATAATGTTTCCATATTTGCATATGGACAAACCCATTCTGGAAAGACACATACTATG GAAGGATCAAGCTATGATCGAGGTTTATATGCGCGATGTTTTGAGGAGTTGTTTGATTTAGCCAATTCAGATACAACCTCTACTTCTCAATATAAATTTGGCGTTACAGTTTGTGAGCTCTACAATGAACAG ACAACAGACCTGCTTTTGGAGTCAGGAAAAAGTATGCCTAAACTCTGCTTTGGATCACCTGAATGTTTTGTAGAACTGGTGCAGGAAAAAGTTGACAACCCTCTGGAGTTCTCTAGGTCTTTGAAAGCCGCATTTCAGAGTCGAGGAAATgatttatcaaagattaatgTATCTCATTT GATTGTCACAATACACATATTTTACAACAATATGATCACTGGTGAAAATTCATATAGCAAACTCTCTTTGGTTGACTTGGCTGGAAGTGAAGGTTCAATAACAGAAGATGATAGTGGTGAGCGTGTCACAGATTTGCTGCATGTTATGAAATCACTTTCAGC ATTGGGTGATGTTTTATCTTCTTTAACATCAAAGAAGGATGTCATTCCTTACGAAAATTCTGTGTTAACAAACCTCCTTGCTGATTCACTTG GGGGGAGTTCAAAAACCTTGATGATTGTTAATGTGTGTCCAAATTTTTCAAACTTATCTGAGACATTATCATCGCTCAATTTCTCTACCAGAGCTCGAAATGCTGTATTAAGTCTTGGGAACCGAGATACAATAAAGAAGTGGAGAGACATT GCAAATGACGCCCGTAAGGAGTTGTatgataatgaaaaagaaatccATGACCTGAAGCAAGAGGGTCTGCGGCTCAAGCAAGCACTTAAAGACGCAAATGATCAGTGTGTTTTACTCTTCAATGAAGTACAGAAGGCGTGGAAAGTTTCTTCTGCTTTGCAGACAGATTTGAAG TCAGAGCATATTTTGCTGTCAGATAAACATAAGATAGAGAAAGAACAAAATACTCAGCTTCGAAGTCAAGTTGCTCAACTGTTAGAGTTGGAGCAAGATCAGAAGTTGCAGATACAACAGCAAGATTCAACAATCCAAACTTTGCAG gataaaattaaaacccTTGAAACTCAACTCAATGAGGCTGTTAAACTGAGCAAAACTAGGTCAACTTCTGCCTCAGAACCAGAATCTGAAGCTCTATCCGATACCAGGCCAACTGCAGATGCTGTGGATTCTTCTGCAGTAACTAAAAAACTAGAAGAGGAACTCAAGAAACGTGATGCTCTTATTGAG AGGTTGCATGAGGAAAATGAGAAACTGTTTGATAGATTAACTCAGAAAACATCTGCTGCTCAATCACCTCAG CTGTCAAGTCCATTATCTCGAGGATTGGTTAATGTTCAGCCTCAAGATATCGGGAG GAATGGAACCAGCAACAATACAAGATCTCGTTCTGTGGATGTCCCTCCTCCATCTTTGGCCACTGATAAGAATGATGGCACAGTTGCTTTGGTTAAATCTGGCTCCGAAGTAGTTAAGACTACCCCTGCTGGTGAATATCTTACTACCGCCCTGAATGACTTTGATCCAGATCAATATGATGGGCATGCTGCCATTTCTGATGGTGcaaacaagcttttgatgctg GTGCTTGCTGCTGTCATCAAAGCTGGTGCCTCTCGAGAGCATGAGATACTTGCTGAAATTAGGGatgctgttttctcttttaTCAGGAAAATGGAACCGAAGCGAGTAATGGACACTATGCTTGTTTCCCGTGTTAGAATCCTGTATATAAGATCTTTGCTTGCCAGATCTCCAGAGTTACAATCAATTAAG GTCTTGCCAGTTGAGTGCTTTCTTGAGAAGCCTAATACTGGACGCAGCAGAAGTTCCAGCCGGGCGAGTAGTCCTGGAAGGTCTCCTGTGCAATATGTTGATGAGCAGATCCAAGGATTTAAAGTGAATCTAAAGCCAGATAGGAAGTCCAAATTTTCATCTGTTGTGTTGAAGATACGTGGGATTGATGAG GACATATGGAGACAGCAGGTAACTGGTGGAAAGCTTAGGGAAATTACCGAGGACGCCAAAGGTTTTGCTATTGGAAATAAGGCTCTTGCTGCGCTTTTTGTACATACCCCTGCAGGTGAGCTGCAGCGTCAAATTAGATCCTGGCTTGCAGAGAACTTTGACTTCCTATCTGTTACTGCAAATGATGCTTCGGGGGGATCAACTGGTCAGTTGGAACTTCTTTCAACTGCAATAATGGATGGTTGGACGGCTGGACTTGGTGCTGCTATGCCTCCCCAGACTGATGCCCTTGGCCAGCTATTATTTGAATATTCAAAACGTGTCTATTCTTCTCAACTACAACACTTGAAG GATATTGCTGGTACCTTGGCAATGGAAGAGGCTGAAGATGCGGCACAAGTAGCGAAGCTGCGTTCGGCTCTAGAGTCTGTTGATCACAAAAGAAGAAAG ATTCTGCAGCAAATGAGAAGTGATGTGGCTTTATTGACATTGGAAAAGGGCGGTTCATCTATTCAAAATCCTTCTACTGCAGCCGAGGATGCACGATTAGCATCTCTCATTTCTCTTGATGGCATAATAAAGCGAGTCAAG GATATAACGAAACTTTCTTCTGTGAATATCTTGAGCAAAAGTAAGAAAAGAACATTCCTGGCTTCTCTTGACGAACTAACAGAACAGATGCCTTCACTCCTTGAGATTGACCATCCATGTGCTCAGAGGAACATAGCAGAAGCTCGTCGAATGGTTGAG TCAATTCCAGAAGAAGATGACTCCGTTCAAGATCTACAACAGGCTCGTAGGTTATCAATGGATCCTGGCTCTGGATCCGAAATTGATGTAGCACAGTGGAATGTGCTACAATTCAATACAGGCACTTCCTCACCATTTATAATCAAATGTGGAGCAAACTCTAGTTCAGAACTAGTCATTAAAGCTGATGCACGAGTTCAGGAACCTAAAGGTGGTGAGATAGTGAGGGTTGCCCCTAGACCATCCATACTGGAAAATATGAGTTTGGATGAAATGAAACAGATATTTGCAGAACTACCCGAGTCTCTAAGCTTGCTTGCCCTAGCAAGAACAGCAGACGGTACGCGAGCCCGGTATTCTAGATTATATAAGACCTTGGCTTCAAAGGTTCCATCACTTAAGGATCTGGTCAATGAACTTGAAAAGGGGCGGTGA
- the LOC107481191 gene encoding uncharacterized protein LOC107481191, with translation HPDWPAILQLRPADASNRDLARRQFKSLVRLLDQNANKLPFADDALMRVREAWLVLSNIHRNGADDKGPSQDRAGDAPRESVATTFWTMCPYCWYLHEYERKYEGCAFRCETCRRAFHGVAVKPPSPERMVNGKEQYYCYNVSLPLRYPMGDERRRFDTDDGIRDWCESGVLERNGMKGFQGNGKRRMRIKTTAMRVKMKSFDPINNSGLDAEEEVL, from the coding sequence CACCCTGACTGGCCCGCCATTCTCCAGCTCCGCCCCGCCGACGCCTCCAACCGTGACCTCGCGCGTCGGCAGTTCAAGTCACTCGTCCGCCTCCTTGACCAGAACGCCAACAAGCTCCCCTTCGCTGACGACGCGCTCATGCGCGTGCGCGAAGCCTGGCTCGTCCTCTCCAACATACACCGCAACGGCGCCGACGATAAAGGTCCGTCGCAGGATCGTGCTGGCGACGCGCCAAGGGAGAGCGTGGCGACTACGTTCTGGACCATGTGCCCTTACTGCTGGTATCTGCATGAGTACGAGAGGAAGTATGAGGGTTGCGCCTTCCGGTGTGAGACTTGCCGGCGGGCGTTTCACGGTGTGGCTGTGAAGCCGCCTTCGCCGGAGAGGATGGTGAACGGGAAAGAGCAGTACTACTGTTACAATGTGAGCTTGCCGTTGAGGTACCCAATGGGGGACGAACGGCGCCGTTTTGACACTGATGATGGAATTAGGGATTGGTGTGAAAGTGGGGTTCTTGAGAGGAATGGAATGAAAGGATTTCAGGGAAATGGGAAGAGAAGAATGAGAATAAAAACTACGGCAATGAGGGTAAAAATGAAGTCTTTTGATCCCATAAATAACTCTGGTTTGGATGCAGAAGAAGAGGTGTTGTAG
- the LOC107481374 gene encoding uncharacterized protein LOC107481374 isoform X2: protein MRVAITIPTYHQHCYHCHRIYTSFVSAAAATSRRRRNTTMASTSKSGEFTTIQEKVTFDKEIKKSKFIAIAGPISDEKSAMSFLSQVGEQYRSNDDGEPSGTAGKPIQSAIDSSGIDRVMVVVIRYFGGIKLGTGGLVRAYGGVASECLRNAPRCLVKTKVPMGVEVPFDLLGVLYHQLQSFQVEGIKQDYDTGKDGTTMVTFKVDFDQAEKLEEAVKANCSRELKFFKR, encoded by the exons ATGCGTGTGGCAATCACTATACCGACTTATCACCAACACTGCTATCACTGCCACCGCATCTACACTTCATTCGTCTCCGCCGCCGCCGCCACGAGCAGGAGGAGGAGGAATACAACCATGGCCAGCACCAGCAAATCAGGGGAATTCACCACAATCCAAGAAAAGGTCACCTTCGATAAAGAGATTAAGAAGAGCAAGTTCATCGCCATCGCTGGCCCCATCTCCGATGAGAAATCTGCCATGTCTTTCCTCTCTCAG GTTGGGGAACAGTATCGGTCCAATGATGATGGCGAACCTTCAGGTACAGCTGGGAAACCAATACAATCTGCAATTGATTCTTCAGGAATAGATAGAGTGATGGTGGTTGTGATCAG ATACTTTGGAGGTATCAAATTAGGCACAGGTGGATTGGTTAGGGCTTATGGAGGAGTTGCATCAGAATGCTTGCGAAATGCTCCAAGATGCCTTGTGAAAACAAAG GTCCCGATGGGAGTAGAGGTCCCTTTTGACCTTCTGGGAGTTCTATACCATCAG CTGCAATCTTTTCAAGTTGAAGGTATCAAGCAGGATTATGATACTGGTAAGGATGGCACAACTATGGTTACTTTTAAAGTTGATTTTGACCAAGCTGAAAAATTGGAGGAAGCAGTGAAAGCCAATTGTAGCCGAGAGTTGAAGTTTTTTAAGCGATGA